GTACACCCAGAAGCCGCCCTTCACGCCCAGGATAAAACGGGTTGTAGCGCCTCAGACCCAGGGTACCCAAAGACAGCTTAGACCCCGCCCTCTTCACGGTGGATTGTGGAGTGAGGACCGTGTTACCTTCTGAGCAGAGTGATGAACGGCGCGAAAACCGATTTGCCCCGTCTGCGCACCACTCTCTCGCTCACAACATGGCCGTCGGAGGGCCGCGTGTCGCCGCGGCCTCCTATGACGGCGGCTCGGGGCTCTCCCTGCGGGGGCTCGCCACCCCCACCTATAACGCCGGTTTGCTCTACGCGTGACAAGGGGTGTGGTTTTGGATAGGAGGCTTGAAACGAGACCTGCCTTTGCCATACGCGAGATGCTACTTAGCGGGGAGCTAAGTGTTGACGAGTACGTGGCGCGCATCTACGAGGTTATAAGAAAGAGCGAGTGTCTAAATGCGTTTATAACGCTGAGAAAGCAGGAGGATGTAGAGAAGGAGCTACGCAGTGTTGTTGAAAGGGCGTCGCGAGGCGATAACCTACCGCTAGCCGGCGTTCTCGTAGCAGTCAAGGATAACATTGTAACCAAGGGGCTGAGGACGACATGCGCTTCACGCATGCTTGAGGAGTTTATCCCGCCGTATAATGCGACAGTCGTAGAGCGCTTGGTTAGAGCTGGGGCTGTGATACTCGGAAAGACGAACATGGATGAGTTCGCGATGGGCTCGACCAGCGAGTTGAGCGCCTACGGGCCCGTAGGTAACCCCTGGTGTCCCAGTAGGGTGCCCGGCGGCAGTAGCGGTGGTAGCGCGGTAGCAGCAGCCATAGGTGCAGGTGGAGTAGCTCTCGGTAGCGATACTGGTGGTAGTATCCGTCTGCCGGCTGCTTGGAGCGGGGTATACGGCCTCAAGCCTACGTACGGCCTTGTCTCAAGGTATGGTCTGGTCGCGTACGCCGATAGCCTTGAACAGATAGGGCCCCTAGCACGACACCCGCGAGACATTGCAATGGTGATGGAGGTTATCGCTGGGTTCGACGAGCGCGACTCGACCACGTTGAGGATCGGTGGATGGCGTGAGTTGCCCTCCAGGCCCGTAAGGCCGAGGATAGCAATCCTGAGAGACTTGCTCGAACATCCAGGTGTGGACGAGCGGGTCGCGAAGGTCGTCGAGAAGATGGTGTATAGGCTCTCTGAGTCGCTGGGATGGGATATTGGAGAGGTCAAGCTCGGTAGCGAGATACTTGATCTCGCACTCCCGGCCTACTACGTTATAGCTATGAGTGAGGCTAGTAGCAACCTAGCCAGGTACACCGGGATACTGTATGGGCCGCCCGGCCGTAAGATAGTGGATAACGTGCCATGGACCAGGTGGTTCTCTGAGGTGCGTAAGCTCTTCGGTTGGGAGGTTAAACGCAGGATATTCATGGGTGCTTTCGCACTCAGCGCGGGATACCGTGATGCGCTCTACGAGAAAGCTCTTATAATCAGACGTCGTGTTAAGGATGCTGTGTTGCGCGTGCTGAAGAACTGGGATGCAGTAGTGCTACCCTCTTGCGTCTCGCCTCCACCGCGTAAGGGCGAGGCGATAGGCGATCCGCTGCGAATGTATGCTCTGGACTTAGCGAACGTTATAGCCAATCTGGCTGGTGTACCGGCATTAGCGGTCCCAGCGGGTACCGTTGATGGTCTTCCGGTTGGCGCTCAACTAATATCACAGCCGCTCAACGATAGGCTGCTCGTTGAACTCGCCATAGAGATTGAGGATCATCTTCACCTATATCGCGAGCCTCCAGAAGAACCGTGCAAGGTGAAGTGTGGTGAAGCAGATGGAGAATGAGAGACAACGCGTAGATCCCCTAGTGGTTATAGACCGATTGATGTCTGTGCTTGAGATGATGGAGGTACAGATCGATAGACTGGGGGAGAGGCTAACAGCTTGTAGGGCTGAGGGGGGTGAGGGAGGTACAGTGTACCCGCTTTACCAGCTGGTGATTAGAGCTAAGGAGCTTCTGAGGGAGCTAAGGATCCTCGTGTTTGAAGAGTGTGGGGGCTCTGCAGCGGCTGGGCCTCAGCATCAAGAGACTCAGCGGTAATACCAGTCTTCACTGCCCCATGGTCTTGGTACCGAGCTACAACTTCTCTATAAACCGTGGCTCTTTGCCTCCCGGCACTCGGGTGAGTGCCATAACCGGGTATAGACTCCCAAAGGCCTTCATAACCACGGTGGTTGGCAGCTATCCTAAGATGCCCGAGGCGGAAGAGGCTATCCGAAAGAGGAGGCAAGGTCTGATAACAGAGGAAGAGTTCCACAAGCTTGTACAACCTGCAATAAAGAAAGTCATAGAGGATCATCTGGAAGCTGGTGTGGACATCCTTAGTGATGGTGAGCAGGCGCGTGATGATATGGTTGTCTATTTCGCGGAGAGGATTGGTGGGTATAGTGGTGGCGAGTGGGTACGAATATTCGATAACGTGTACTTTAGGAAGCCTGTTATAGTCGCTAGGCTCGAGTACAAGGGTCCCATGGCGGTCATGGATTGGGAGTATGCTACTAGTATAGCACAGGGTAGGCCCGTCAAGGCTATACTGACAGGCCCTTACACGATGGCTGACTGGAGTTTCGATCTACAATATGGTGATCGCCGCGAACTAGTTCTAGAGCTAGCTAGGGTGTTGCGTCACGAGATAGAAGAGTTCGTGAAGAGAGGTGCAAAGTTCATACAAGTTGACGAGCCTGCGCTGCCGACAAGACCGCTGCCAGAGGAAGCCGAGCTAGTGAAAGAGGCGCTCGAGATCATGCTTAAGGGTATTGAGGTTAAGAAGATAGTACACGTCTGCTTTGGTAGGATTGAGAAGCTACTACCACACCTCATGGAGTTCCCGGTTGACCAGCTTGATCTCGAGTTCAAAAACAGCGGATTCAAACTGCTACCCTACGTGAAGGAGTACTGGGATCCACGCAAGGAGATAGGCTACGGTGTGATAGACGTGCATAGCTTGCGCGTTGAAAGCGTGGAGGAGATAATAGAGGACGTAGAGAGATTGTTGAAACTAGACGTCATACCACCAGAGAAAATATACATTGATCCTGACTGTGGCTTGAAGAGACTGCCGAGAGATGTTGCTAGAGCTAAGCTGCGTAACATGGTTGAAGCGGCGCGCCAGTTAAGGAAAAAGTACGGGTTCGAAGAGTAGCCGGAATGTCAGCTGCTGCGAACATCGTAGAGTAATGCTACAGCTCTTTTACACTCGCTGCCGCGTATGAGATTCCATGCGTTGCGTCCAGCTAGTTTTTCGCCCTCCCTTGTCTCCACGTATGCGCCAGTATAACGCC
The Pyrolobus fumarii 1A DNA segment above includes these coding regions:
- a CDS encoding methionine synthase; this translates as MSAITGYRLPKAFITTVVGSYPKMPEAEEAIRKRRQGLITEEEFHKLVQPAIKKVIEDHLEAGVDILSDGEQARDDMVVYFAERIGGYSGGEWVRIFDNVYFRKPVIVARLEYKGPMAVMDWEYATSIAQGRPVKAILTGPYTMADWSFDLQYGDRRELVLELARVLRHEIEEFVKRGAKFIQVDEPALPTRPLPEEAELVKEALEIMLKGIEVKKIVHVCFGRIEKLLPHLMEFPVDQLDLEFKNSGFKLLPYVKEYWDPRKEIGYGVIDVHSLRVESVEEIIEDVERLLKLDVIPPEKIYIDPDCGLKRLPRDVARAKLRNMVEAARQLRKKYGFEE
- the gatA gene encoding Asp-tRNA(Asn)/Glu-tRNA(Gln) amidotransferase subunit GatA; the protein is MLLSGELSVDEYVARIYEVIRKSECLNAFITLRKQEDVEKELRSVVERASRGDNLPLAGVLVAVKDNIVTKGLRTTCASRMLEEFIPPYNATVVERLVRAGAVILGKTNMDEFAMGSTSELSAYGPVGNPWCPSRVPGGSSGGSAVAAAIGAGGVALGSDTGGSIRLPAAWSGVYGLKPTYGLVSRYGLVAYADSLEQIGPLARHPRDIAMVMEVIAGFDERDSTTLRIGGWRELPSRPVRPRIAILRDLLEHPGVDERVAKVVEKMVYRLSESLGWDIGEVKLGSEILDLALPAYYVIAMSEASSNLARYTGILYGPPGRKIVDNVPWTRWFSEVRKLFGWEVKRRIFMGAFALSAGYRDALYEKALIIRRRVKDAVLRVLKNWDAVVLPSCVSPPPRKGEAIGDPLRMYALDLANVIANLAGVPALAVPAGTVDGLPVGAQLISQPLNDRLLVELAIEIEDHLHLYREPPEEPCKVKCGEADGE